From the genome of Scytonema hofmannii PCC 7110, one region includes:
- a CDS encoding XisI protein, protein MDKINEYRQAIKQILTDYSQIKPSFGDIERYTAFDNEQDHYQVISVGWENRRRVYGCLIHIDIKGDKIWIQYDGTEDGIANELVELGIPKQDIVLAYKSQFMRQYTGFTVD, encoded by the coding sequence ATGGATAAAATAAATGAGTATCGTCAAGCAATTAAGCAAATTTTGACGGACTACAGTCAAATCAAACCATCATTTGGTGACATTGAGCGTTACACTGCATTTGATAACGAGCAAGATCACTATCAAGTCATTAGCGTGGGTTGGGAAAACCGCCGCCGCGTTTATGGATGCTTAATTCATATTGATATCAAAGGTGACAAAATTTGGATTCAATACGATGGTACGGAAGATGGAATCGCCAACGAGTTAGTGGAGTTAGGCATTCCCAAACAAGACATTGTTCTAGCGTATAAATCTCAATTCATGCGTCAATATACTGGTTTTACTGTAGATTAA
- a CDS encoding barstar family protein, whose translation MSEYNLSFMQTAVPKPEIMATRKQVIDKIIEELAEQGIQVFYLNGREISSKETFLRKAAEAMQFPAYFGANWDAFDECITDLTWFSAESYVLLYERPDIFAQAEPTQWQIAVNILRSAEEYWQSANKPLNVFFVN comes from the coding sequence ATGAGTGAATATAATTTATCTTTTATGCAAACAGCTGTACCCAAGCCAGAAATTATGGCTACTAGGAAGCAGGTTATAGATAAAATTATAGAAGAACTGGCTGAACAAGGTATTCAAGTTTTTTATCTTAATGGTAGAGAAATTTCGAGTAAAGAAACTTTTTTAAGAAAAGCTGCTGAAGCAATGCAATTCCCTGCGTACTTTGGTGCTAATTGGGATGCATTTGATGAATGTATCACTGATTTAACATGGTTTTCGGCTGAAAGCTATGTTTTATTGTATGAACGCCCCGATATCTTCGCTCAGGCTGAACCTACACAGTGGCAAATAGCAGTTAATATTTTGCGTTCTGCAGAGGAATATTGGCAGAGCGCAAACAAACCTTTGAATGTTTTTTTCGTAAATTAA
- a CDS encoding ribonuclease domain-containing protein: MTGIPQVAISQLPPEVQITINLISQGRPFPHGKDGTVFKNIEGLLPSQPLGYYKEYTVETPGAPDRGGRRLIVGQSGEMYYTSNHYNSFQELI, encoded by the coding sequence ATGACGGGAATACCACAGGTTGCCATTAGTCAACTGCCTCCTGAAGTCCAAATCACTATCAATCTAATTTCACAAGGTAGACCATTTCCTCATGGGAAAGATGGTACTGTTTTCAAAAATATTGAAGGCTTGCTACCGTCGCAACCTCTTGGCTACTATAAAGAGTATACTGTAGAGACACCAGGAGCACCAGACAGAGGTGGTCGCCGTCTGATTGTAGGGCAAAGTGGAGAAATGTACTACACTAGCAATCACTACAATAGCTTTCAAGAACTCATCTAG